A window from Chitinophaga filiformis encodes these proteins:
- a CDS encoding nucleotidyltransferase family protein, whose translation MIRECIVLAGGLGTRLRSVVADKPKCMAPVNDRPFLYYLLQYLVKQGIGHVVLSLGYKSEQVIEWCEQADLPLQFSYAIEAEPLGTGGAILNAVSHLKENECFIVNGDTFFDVSLPDFYSFHQQAHSKLSLALKPMRQFERYGSVQLDKDARITAFLEKKYCEEGLINGGVYLTSRQYMESLQLPAQFSFEKEVLEPQVRNGQLYGFISDTYFIDIGIPADYEQVQTDFRS comes from the coding sequence ATGATCAGGGAATGTATAGTACTGGCCGGCGGACTGGGAACACGCCTGCGCAGCGTGGTAGCCGATAAACCGAAATGTATGGCGCCGGTCAATGACAGGCCCTTCCTCTATTACCTGCTGCAATACCTGGTTAAACAGGGCATTGGGCATGTAGTGCTCTCCCTGGGTTACAAGTCGGAACAGGTCATTGAATGGTGCGAACAGGCCGATCTGCCGCTACAGTTCTCCTACGCTATAGAAGCGGAGCCCCTGGGTACCGGTGGCGCCATCCTGAACGCCGTTTCCCACCTGAAAGAAAATGAGTGCTTTATCGTAAACGGAGACACCTTTTTTGATGTATCCTTGCCTGATTTTTACAGCTTCCACCAGCAGGCCCACAGCAAGCTGTCCCTGGCGCTGAAGCCTATGCGGCAGTTTGAACGCTATGGCAGCGTACAGCTGGATAAAGACGCACGTATCACCGCATTCCTGGAGAAGAAATACTGCGAGGAAGGACTGATCAACGGCGGCGTTTACCTTACTTCCAGGCAATACATGGAAAGTCTGCAGTTGCCTGCACAGTTCTCCTTCGAAAAGGAAGTCCTGGAACCGCAGGTAAGAAACGGACAGCTCTACGGCTTCATCAGTGATACTTATTTTATCGATATCGGAATTCCGGCTGATTACGAGCAGGTACAAACAGATTTCCGTTCATAA
- a CDS encoding D-glycero-alpha-D-manno-heptose-1,7-bisphosphate 7-phosphatase, which yields MHIDASWTLFLDRDGVINNEIKDGYVLSWDMFRFEEGVLSALPALAGKFGRIVMVTNQRCIGKGLLTEQGLHDIHAKMLEVITQGGGRIDKIYYCPDLDNDSPCRKPNGGMALQAKADFPDIDFSRAVMVGNTLSDMKFGKDKGMTTVFIPSTKPDLPFPHPLMDYRCKGLLEFSAIIQ from the coding sequence ATGCATATCGACGCTTCATGGACATTATTCCTGGACAGGGACGGGGTGATCAACAACGAGATCAAAGACGGGTATGTGCTCAGCTGGGATATGTTCCGCTTTGAAGAGGGCGTCCTTTCCGCCTTACCCGCCCTCGCGGGGAAATTCGGCCGTATTGTGATGGTTACCAACCAGCGCTGTATAGGTAAAGGCCTTTTAACAGAGCAGGGCCTTCATGATATCCATGCAAAAATGCTGGAAGTTATCACGCAGGGAGGAGGACGGATAGATAAGATCTACTATTGCCCGGACCTTGACAATGACAGCCCCTGCCGTAAACCGAACGGCGGCATGGCCCTGCAGGCAAAGGCCGACTTCCCGGATATTGACTTCTCCCGTGCAGTAATGGTCGGGAATACCCTGAGTGACATGAAATTCGGTAAGGATAAAGGAATGACCACCGTATTCATTCCCTCCACCAAACCGGATCTCCCCTTTCCCCACCCGCTGATGGACTATCGCTGCAAGGGACTACTGGAATTTTCGGCCATCATACAATAA
- a CDS encoding DNA gyrase/topoisomerase IV subunit A, with product MSDIDNTQPTDESLHNILHLGGMYENWFLDYASYVILERAVPSVEDGLKPVQRRILHAMKEMDDGRFNKVANVIGSTMQYHPHGDASIGDAIVNLGQKDLLIETQGNWGDVRTGDDAAAARYIEARLSKFALDVAFNPKTTQWQLSYDGRKNEPLSLPMKFPLLLAQGAEGIAVGLSTKILPHNFIELLEASIKHLRGKKFDLYPDFPTGGMIDVANYNDGKRGGKVRVRAHIEEKDKKTLLIKDVPYGVTTTTLMESIVKANDTGKIKIKKVVDNTAKDVEIEVQLAPGISPDITIDALYAFTDCEISISPNACVIIDDKPRFLTVGELLKYSVDFTQALLKKELEIKLQELQDKWHYTSLEKIFFEKGIYKELEQKHKDWEAVIVAIDKGFAPYKKNLKREITREDILKLTEKPVRRIYRLDINELNEQIKNLEADIKQVKHDLANLVDFTVNYYENLLKKYGKGRERITEIKTFDTIQVQQVAMANTKIYVNRAEGFIGTSLKKDEFVADCSDLDNIIIFRRDGKMIVTKVADKVFVGKDIIHVDVFRKNDERTTYNMIYVDGKTGMSYAKRFNVTGITRDKEYDLTIKGEKNSKVHYFSANPNGEAEVVSIRLSPNCAARNKEFDLYFETIAIKGRNSQGNQVTKYPIRSVKFKEKGVSTLSGQKLWYDTEVGRLNTEERGVYIGSFEGDDKIFVAFKNGTYELTNFELTNRYDPNELVYIEKFNPEKIVSAIYFDADKKQFNAKRFKVETQTLNNKFLFIKEGAGNYLEMITTHAEPVVLLKTGKKRNPEEEEVDLAEFVEVTSYRTVGTRIAGEELISAELASEEEEPDGDGVQGELF from the coding sequence ATGAGCGACATCGATAATACACAACCGACAGACGAGTCATTACATAACATCCTCCACCTGGGGGGCATGTATGAGAACTGGTTCCTGGATTACGCTTCCTACGTGATCCTGGAGCGTGCAGTGCCCAGCGTGGAAGACGGTTTAAAACCCGTGCAGCGCCGTATCCTGCATGCGATGAAGGAAATGGACGACGGCCGTTTCAATAAAGTGGCCAATGTCATAGGTTCTACCATGCAATATCACCCGCATGGTGACGCCTCTATCGGCGATGCGATTGTTAACCTCGGACAAAAAGACCTGCTGATCGAGACCCAGGGTAACTGGGGCGATGTGCGTACCGGCGATGATGCCGCTGCTGCACGTTATATCGAGGCACGCCTGTCTAAATTTGCACTGGATGTAGCATTCAATCCCAAGACCACACAATGGCAGCTGAGCTATGATGGCCGTAAGAACGAGCCATTGTCGCTGCCCATGAAGTTCCCGCTGCTGCTGGCACAGGGAGCGGAAGGTATTGCCGTGGGCTTGTCTACCAAAATATTACCACACAACTTTATAGAACTGCTGGAGGCTTCCATCAAACACCTGAGAGGGAAGAAGTTTGACCTCTATCCTGACTTCCCTACCGGGGGCATGATAGACGTAGCTAACTACAATGATGGTAAACGCGGCGGTAAAGTGCGTGTGCGTGCGCATATCGAGGAGAAGGATAAGAAGACATTGCTGATCAAGGATGTGCCTTATGGCGTTACGACAACGACCCTGATGGAGTCTATCGTAAAAGCGAATGATACCGGCAAGATCAAGATCAAAAAGGTGGTAGATAACACCGCTAAAGACGTGGAAATAGAAGTACAGCTGGCGCCTGGTATCTCTCCGGATATCACTATCGATGCCCTGTATGCTTTCACTGATTGTGAGATCTCTATTTCACCGAATGCCTGTGTGATCATTGACGATAAACCACGCTTCCTGACAGTAGGCGAACTGCTGAAGTACTCTGTTGACTTTACCCAGGCATTGCTGAAAAAGGAGCTGGAAATAAAACTGCAGGAACTGCAGGACAAATGGCACTACACCTCCCTGGAAAAGATCTTCTTCGAAAAGGGTATTTATAAGGAACTGGAGCAGAAACATAAAGACTGGGAAGCTGTAATAGTAGCCATCGACAAAGGATTTGCGCCTTATAAGAAAAACCTGAAAAGGGAGATCACCCGTGAAGATATCCTGAAACTGACAGAAAAACCGGTACGCCGTATCTACAGACTGGATATCAATGAGCTGAATGAGCAGATCAAAAATCTTGAGGCCGACATCAAACAGGTGAAACACGACCTGGCCAACCTGGTTGATTTCACTGTTAACTATTATGAAAACCTGCTGAAGAAATACGGTAAAGGCCGTGAGCGTATTACCGAGATCAAGACCTTCGACACCATCCAGGTACAGCAGGTGGCAATGGCCAATACCAAGATCTATGTGAACAGGGCAGAAGGTTTCATCGGTACATCACTGAAGAAAGATGAGTTCGTGGCAGATTGTTCTGACCTGGACAACATCATCATCTTCCGCAGAGATGGTAAGATGATCGTTACCAAGGTGGCAGATAAGGTATTCGTAGGTAAAGACATCATTCATGTCGACGTCTTCAGAAAGAACGATGAGCGTACCACCTATAACATGATCTATGTGGATGGCAAAACCGGTATGAGTTATGCCAAACGCTTCAATGTAACAGGTATTACGCGCGACAAGGAATACGACCTGACCATCAAAGGTGAGAAGAACTCCAAAGTACATTATTTCTCTGCCAACCCGAACGGGGAAGCGGAAGTGGTGAGCATCCGCCTGAGCCCTAACTGTGCGGCAAGAAATAAAGAGTTTGACCTGTACTTTGAGACGATCGCCATTAAGGGACGTAACTCACAGGGTAACCAGGTAACGAAATACCCGATCCGCAGTGTGAAATTCAAGGAGAAAGGCGTATCCACCCTGTCTGGTCAGAAGCTCTGGTACGATACAGAAGTAGGCCGTCTCAACACGGAAGAAAGAGGTGTGTATATCGGTTCTTTTGAAGGAGACGACAAGATCTTTGTAGCCTTCAAGAACGGTACTTATGAGCTGACCAATTTTGAGCTGACGAACCGTTACGATCCGAATGAGCTTGTTTATATTGAGAAATTCAATCCTGAAAAGATCGTTTCCGCCATCTACTTTGATGCAGACAAGAAACAATTCAACGCCAAACGTTTCAAGGTTGAAACGCAGACATTGAACAACAAGTTCCTGTTCATCAAGGAAGGCGCAGGTAACTACCTCGAGATGATCACCACCCATGCAGAACCCGTGGTGCTGCTGAAGACAGGCAAGAAACGGAATCCGGAAGAGGAGGAAGTGGACCTGGCTGAATTTGTGGAGGTGACAAGCTACAGAACCGTAGGTACCCGTATAGCAGGTGAAGAGCTGATCAGCGCTGAGCTGGCGTCTGAAGAGGAAGAACCGGATGGCGACGGTGTTCAGGGAGAATTGTTCTGA
- a CDS encoding cupin domain-containing protein, translating into MVKVTPVQLVGEDERGSNYEWNTDRSGDFILCYRKAGSSSGQHYHEGKADYKNPEVLYLLSGKAAMDWCPLGGSSIERVEMEAPARIEVPVNVWHQLIAVTDCCFIELNSMADVRKDSIRIWRDEFEKMINK; encoded by the coding sequence ATGGTAAAAGTAACGCCTGTACAGCTGGTGGGGGAAGATGAGAGAGGCAGCAACTACGAATGGAATACCGACCGTAGCGGCGATTTCATTCTGTGTTACCGGAAGGCCGGCAGCAGCAGCGGACAACATTATCATGAAGGGAAGGCGGATTATAAGAATCCGGAAGTCCTGTACCTGTTAAGTGGTAAAGCAGCAATGGACTGGTGCCCCCTGGGCGGCAGCAGCATTGAAAGGGTGGAGATGGAAGCGCCGGCAAGAATAGAGGTGCCGGTCAATGTTTGGCATCAGCTGATAGCAGTGACCGACTGCTGCTTTATTGAACTGAACTCGATGGCTGACGTACGGAAAGATTCCATACGCATCTGGAGAGATGAATTTGAAAAGATGATCAATAAATAA
- a CDS encoding DUF1835 domain-containing protein: MALLHIVFGESSATALAGAFELDEQLKGDILYFEDDLSVGPLFILDTKDGQAARKQWWNQLAGIQPQQVAEGAAEAQMVTPAPAVAEEEAGDQEKFRQLKALLKSEPEQQVYVWAGQNSRDVCGYYWLVSQLYDFAGRIHIIYLNNLPFLNEKGSVFYPTHLHQILAKEFLKAKKLARPVSLAEFEIDGDEWSRMMNENAGVRLLEGGKKIKGEPAVFYDKELLQQSTAEFQKASKVVGLVTGKLKYPVMDQFLGWRLKELIKQGKLESKGELKTIRDFEVKLPPAE, encoded by the coding sequence ATGGCACTGTTACATATCGTTTTCGGTGAATCATCCGCTACAGCACTGGCAGGTGCATTTGAATTGGATGAGCAGCTGAAAGGAGACATACTTTACTTTGAAGATGACCTCTCAGTAGGTCCTCTTTTCATCCTTGACACTAAAGATGGTCAGGCCGCCCGTAAACAGTGGTGGAATCAGCTGGCAGGCATACAACCGCAACAAGTGGCAGAGGGAGCGGCAGAAGCGCAGATGGTAACGCCGGCTCCGGCTGTCGCGGAAGAGGAGGCGGGCGACCAGGAGAAGTTCCGGCAGCTGAAAGCCCTGCTGAAGTCTGAACCAGAACAGCAGGTATACGTCTGGGCTGGACAGAATTCCAGGGACGTATGCGGATATTACTGGCTGGTAAGCCAGCTGTACGACTTTGCAGGACGCATTCACATTATCTACCTCAATAACCTTCCTTTCCTCAATGAGAAGGGAAGCGTATTTTATCCTACCCATCTGCATCAAATCCTGGCAAAAGAGTTCCTGAAAGCAAAGAAACTCGCAAGGCCTGTTTCCCTGGCTGAATTTGAAATAGACGGAGATGAATGGAGCAGGATGATGAATGAGAACGCCGGTGTGCGTTTACTGGAAGGTGGTAAGAAGATCAAGGGAGAACCTGCCGTCTTCTACGATAAGGAACTCTTGCAGCAAAGTACTGCAGAATTCCAGAAAGCATCGAAGGTAGTAGGGCTGGTAACCGGCAAACTGAAATATCCTGTTATGGACCAGTTCCTGGGATGGCGCCTGAAAGAACTGATCAAACAGGGTAAACTGGAAAGCAAGGGAGAACTGAAAACGATCAGGGATTTTGAAGTGAAACTGCCACCTGCAGAATAG